In the genome of Bordetella avium, the window GGGCTGGCTTTCAAGCCCAATACGGATGACATGCGCGAGGCGCCCAGTTTGACCATCATCGCTGAGCTGACGCGCCGCGGCGCCACGGTGCTTGCTTACGATCCGGTGGCGATGGATCAGGCCCGTCCCCTGCTCGCGGACAACCCGGGCGTTTGCATGATGCAAGACATGTATGACACGCTGGATCAGGCCGATGCCTTGCTCATCGCCACGGAGTGGAAGGTGTTCCGCGCCCCCGATCTGGAGCGCGTGAAGCGCTTGCTCAAGCGGCCCCTGGTGATCGATGGCCGCAATCTCTGGGTGCCCGCGGAAATGCGCGAGCAAGGTTTTGAATATCAAGGCATCGGCCGCGCATGAAGATATTGCAGCTCAACTTTGAGAAAGGCTGGCGTGGCGGCGAGCGGCAAACGCTTTATTGCATGCGCGCCTTTCGCAAGGCCGGCCATCAGGTCGAGCTGCTGTGCCGGGCCGGCGGGCCGCTGGAGGCGCGTGCCCGCTCTGAAGGTTTTGTCACGCACGGGGTGCGCAATGTGGCGGGCCAGTTGGCCTTTCTCGTTCGCCACGGCCATGGCTTCGACATCCTGCATTCGCAGACGGCTAATACCAATACCTGGGCGGTGCTCACCAAGCTCCTGCATCGCCGCCCGGTGGTGTTTTCGCGCCGCACGTCCTTTGTGGTCGAGCCCGGGGAAGAATGGAAGACGGGCTTCAAATGGCGTCATGTGGACTTGATGGTTGCCATCAGCGAGATGGCGGCCAGCGAGCCGCGCCGCCTTGGCGTGCAGCCCGTCATCATCCGCAGCGCCGTCGAACCCCATGTGATCGATCCTGCCAATGTGGCGGGTCTGGTCGACGAGTTTCAGTTGCATGGCAAGAGAGTGCTGGCCACATCGGCCGCGCTGATCCGCGATAAAGACCCGGTAACGCTGGTGCGCGCCGTCGGCGAACTGGCGCGCACGCGGCGCGATTTCGTGTTTCTGCATTTTGGCGCAGGCGGCGACCGTGAGGCCGAGGCGCGTGCCGAGGTCGAGAAGCTAGGCATCGGAGATGTCTACCGCTTCACCGGCTTTCGTAAAGGCGTCGAAGACTTCTACAGCATCATGGACGTTTTTGTGATGGCTTCCTGTGAAGAAGCGTTGGGCAGCAGCGTGCTCGACGCTTTTTTGCAGCATGTGCCGGTGGTGTCCACCGATGCGGGCGGCCTGAAGGAAAGCCTGGCCGATGGTCGTGGCGTGCTGGTGGCGGTGGGCGACCATAGCGCGATGGCCCAGGGCATGGCGCGCTGCCTGGACGATGCCGCCTTTTGCGCAGAGATCACCCAGCGGGCCTACGACTATGTGCGCACCGAGCACGACGTCAGCGAAATGGGCAAGCGCTATCTCTTGCAGTTCGAGCGCCTGATGCGCTGATCACGCGGGCGGCAGTTCGATACGGGTTTCGAACTTCGCCCGGTGTATCGAGAAAAACGTTCTCACATTGCGCACATTGGCATGCGCCGTAAAGGCGCGGTGTGCCAGCGCGTGGTAGGCCGGCATATCGCGCACCTGCACGATCACCACGAAGTCCGGCCCCGGCGACACCCGATAGCATTGCAATACAGCCGGCTCCGCCAGCATCCATTGCTCGAACTCATCAAGGCGCTCGGCTGCCTGGACATCCAGCGTGATTTCCACGATGGCGGTCAGTGAACTGCCCAGCTTTTGCGCGTCCAGCAAGGCGACTTGCCGGGTGATGACGCCCGCCTCGGTCAGGCGGCGCACCCGGCGCAAACAGGTCGGCGGCGAGGCATGCACCCGTAGCGCCAGATCCTGGTTGGTGATCGCGCTATCGTGCTGGAGTTGTTCCAGAATGCGCCGGTCCAGCTCGTCCAGCTCGGGTTGAAGAGCAAAATCCTGCATGATTAATTCATTTTCTTATCAATTAAGAAATAATATTTAATCACTTAATTGTTAGAAAATAAACGTTCATACAAGACGAAATATAGAAATCAAATTTCTTTTGCCACAGCGCACAATGCAGGCACTCACTCATTAAGGAGCTCTGCTCATGTGCGGTATTGTTGGCGCCGTCGCCCAGCGCGACATCACTCCGGTGCTGGTCGAAGGCCTGCGCCGTCTGGAATATCGTGGCTATGACTCCTGCGGAGTCGCCGTTTATCAGGACGGCCACCTGCGCCGCAGCCGCAGCACCCAGCGCGTTTCCGAGTTGGCCGATCAGGTCGCTGCGGAGAGCCTGAGCGGTTTCACCGGTATTGCCCACACCCGCTGGGCCACGCATGGCGTGCCCGCGACGTATAACGCGCATCCGCACTTCTCGGCGGTGGGCCAGGATGAGCCGCGCATCGCCCTGGTGCATAACGGCATCATTGAAAACTACGTCGAACTGCGCGCCGAGTTGCAGCAGGCCGGCTTCGTATTCGAAAGCCAGACCGATACCGAAGTCATCGCGCATCTGGTCAATCACCTCTATAACGGCGATCTGTTTGAAGCCGTGCAACAGGCCGTCAAGCGTTTGCATGGCGCCTACGCCATCGCCGTATTCTGCCGCGATGAGCCGCACCGCGTCGTGGGCGCGCGCCAGGGTTCGCCGCTGGTCGTCGGCGTGGGTCAGGGAGAGAACTTTCTTGCCTCCGATGCACTGGCTTTGGCTGGCACCACCGATCAGATCATCTACCTCGAAGATGGCGATGTCGTCGATCTGCAACTGGCCCGCGTCTGGATCACCGACCAGCAAGGCAAGCCGGTCGAACGCAAGATCAACACCGTTCATGTGCATACCGGCGCGGCCGAACTGGGCCCCTACCGCCACTTCATGCAGAAAGAAATTTTCGAGCAGCCGCGGGCCGTGGGCGACACCCTGCAAGATATCGATGCGATTACGCCCGAGCTCTTTGGCGATGCCGCCTACAAGGTCTTCAAAGACATCGACCGCCTGCTCATCCTGGCCTGCGGCACCAGCTACTACGCCGGCCTGACCGCCAAGTACTGGATCGAGTCCATCGCCAAGATTCCGGTGGCTGTCGAAATCGCCAGCGAATACCGCTATCGCGATAGCGTGCCCAATCCCAAAACCCTGGTCGTCACTATTTCGCAATCTGGCGAAACCGCGGACACCCTGGCTGCGCTCAAGCACGCCCGCTCGCTGGGCATGCCCCACACCCTGACGATTTGCAATGTCTCCACCAGCGCCATGGTGCGCGAGTGTGAGCTGGCCTACATCACCCGCGCAGGCGTTGAAATCGGCGTGGCCTCGACCAAGGCCTTCACCACCCAGCTTACCGCCCTTTTCCTGTTGACCCTGACCCTGGCGCAAAGCCGTGGCCAGCTCAGTGAGGAACAAGAGGCGGACTACCTCAAGGCCCTGCGCCATCTCCCCGTGGCGATCAGCGCCGTGCTGGCGCTGGAACCGCAGATCATGGCCTGGGCCGACCGTTTCGCCTCTAAGGAAAATGCGCTCTTCCTGGGCCGTGGCATGCATTACCCCATCGCGCTTGAGGGGGCGCTCAAGCTCAAGGAAATCAGCTACATCCATGCCGAAGCCTATCCGGCTGGCGAACTCAAGCACGGCCCGCTGGCCCTGGTGACCGAGCACATGCCTGTTGTCACCATCGCACCCAAGGACGCGCTGCTGGAAAAGCTCAAATCCAATATGCAGGAAGTGCGCGCGCGCGGCGGCGAGCTTTATGTCTTTGCCGACGCCGACAGCAAGATCGTCAACGAAGAAGGCATGCACGTCATCCGCATGCCCGAATACTACGGCGCGCTGTCTCCCATCCTGCACACCATCCCGCTGCAACTATTGGCTTATCACACGGCCTGCGCACGCGGCACCGACGTGGACAAGCCGCGCAATCTGGCTAAGAGCGTTACGGTGGAGTAAGCGCGCAAAAGCGGTGTTCCGCTTGCGATAAGCCTTCTTAAACCTCGTGGTTTTCATGGAATAGACCGCTGATGGCGGTCTATTTTTAACCATTGCGGACTACGACGGCTAAAAGGCCCAGGCCGCTCGCAGCATGCCTGTGTGCAGCTTATTGCCGCCACCATATTCGCCGTCATAGCGCAGCGATAGCGCGAGCGAACGCGAGGCCTGCCACGACAGGCCCAGCTCGGTGACGAGGGCATTGGCCGCGATGGGGGCGCCCGCCACCGTGAAGACGGCGCTGTCGGCGAAGGCCAATCGGCTTTGCGGCCGCAGGTCGCCCAGCGCATGACGCCAGCCTGCGCCGCCGCTGAGGGTCAGGTCGTCGACCGTGGTGCTCGCGCGCAGGCCAAGCGTCGTCGTCGTCGTTTGGTCGTGCTGGCGCTCGCTGCGCAAGGCGGCCGAGCCGCCGGTTTCGCTAAAAGCCCGCACGCGCTGGTCATTGAAGGCCAGACCGACGTAGGGCTCGATCACGCTGCGCCCGCCCACGGGCAGGCCATACCCCAGCTCTGCGAAGACTTGCCCCGTGCTCGCGCCGTAGTTCGCGCTCAGTTTCTGGTCCACGCCAGCAAATTGCACGTGGCGCTGGCTGGCGATGTCATGCCAGGTATAGCCCACGCCAAGCAGCACATTGAAAGAGCCGGCACCGCTATCGAAGCGGCGGCCGGCATAAACCGTGGCGCTATAGCTGTCGATGTCGCTGCGGCTGCTGAGGCTGCCCACATCCATCTTGCTGTTGCTGACACCGACTGCTGCGCCTAGCCGCCATCCGCTCGCCAGGGCGCCGTCCGCGCCGGCGAAAACCCCTCCGGTATGCTGCCGAAAACGGGCAATGCCGTCTTCTCCGCCGCCCGTCTGCCATTGGCCGACGAGCTGAGCCCACATAGGCGATGTCCCCCGATCGGGGAGCACGGCGGCGGAGATCGGCGCGTCGCTCGTTCCCGCAGAGGCCGTCGGCGCGCCTGGCGACGGGGCGGCGTTCAAATTGCGGCGAAGCTGCGCCATAGGCAGGCTGCGCGCGTTCACGGCCAGCCCGCCCAGCGCGCTGGCCGTGGTGGCAAGGGGCTCTCCGGCGAGTTGGGCAAGTGCCGCCGGCGGCGCGCCGGCAGGCAGCGTCAGGACGGCCTGGTGGATGTCGTTGCTGACGGGGAGAGACTCCAGTGCTTGGGCGACCGAGCGTTGATTGGGGGTGCGGGCCAGGGCGGAAAACCGGATCGGCTCCGGCCCGTTCGGATTCGTTACTGTGCTGCGCCTCAGTTCCAGGAGTACGTCTTGCCCGGAGTAGGAGATCGAAGGCGTGAGGTAGGCGAAGTTGGACGACACGCTGTCGAAGGCGCCCGCGAGCGTCTGTGCCTGCATGATGGTGTAGCGCTGGTAGGGGGCGAACTCGCCGTCAGGCCCGACGTGAAGCACGGAGCCCGCCAAGCTCGCGAGGCCGTTGACGACGACCCGGCTAGCCGTGCCGTCCGGGGCTGCACGCACCTCGTAGACCGCGTTGGGGCTCAGTGACAAATCGCCATTGACAGTGAGCGTCCCGCTTGGCGCGAGCCTGCCGCCGGCGGAAATCTGCGTCGCGCCAACAGCGCCGTTGCCGCCCAGGCGTCCGCCATCGAGCACAGACGTTTGCCCGCGCAGTTGCCCACGGACATCCAGCGTGCCGCCCTCGACAAAGATGCGGGGGTCGCCCAGCACACTGATCGCCGCAGCGCTGTTGCCGGTGTAAACGAGGTTGCCGGCGAGGACCCTGACCTGGCCGGGGCCCGCCAGCGTCCCGGCATAGCTCATTGGCGATCCGCTCAGGTTGAAAATGAGTGTGCCGGCGCCGGCCCCGAACTCGATGGCACCGACATCAAGACGTCCCCCCGGCTGTGCCGGCGATCCGGGCTCGCCTCCGATAAGGAGTTGCCCCTTCGACGAGGCTTGATTGGCGATCAGGATTTTGGGCGCGGACAAGCTGCCGCCCTCAAGCAGCCAGACCTTGCCTGTTGCTGCCTCGCCCACTGTCACCGTGCCGCCTGAGCGCCATTCGCTGCCATTGCCACGCACCAGGACGCTTCCGCTCGCCGCACCGTTGCTTGTCCCTCCCAGGGTCGCGCCGGAGGTCGTGGAAAGTACGCCGGCGCTCAGGACTTTAACCGTGCCGGATGACAGCGTCCCCACCGAAAACCTGGCTGAATTGTTCCAGGTCGAGCCATCGCTGATCACGAGGGTGCCGTTGCCCTTGCCCCACTCTCCGAGGATGGTCTGATTCACGTTGACCGTGGAGCCCTTTTGCGCGTAGAACGTCGCGGTACCCGAACCCGCGATTGAAATGCTGCCTGCCGTCACCCGGGAGTTATCCACGGTTGCGCTGCCACTGGAATCAAGCGTGCTGGCGAGGGTCAGGGATGCGGTGTTCAACCAGGCCTGGTCATTCAGGGTAAGCGCCCCGCTTCCACCGTTTACCCCTACCTGGATATAGGAACCGGTCAGGCTCGCGCTATTCCCCGAAACCACGAGGGAGCTGACATTCGTATTCCAGACATTATTGCTGATACTGAGGCTGTACACCGCGCCCGCGCCGCTCAGCATAACCCGCTCACCACCGCCGATATTGGCAGCGTCGCCGCTCGTTGGCACAGTGCCGTTTGGCCAGGTCGCAGGATCGAACCAATCTTTATCGGCTGACGCGTCTTTAGGCAGGGCAAGCGAGGACAGCGCCAGGACGACGGCGGTAAGCGCATGTGAAGGGGGGCGGCGGGCAGGGTATTGCGTCATGACGGCGAGTCTCCGGACGTGCGTTTTTTTGTCTGAGATTAACATTTGCTCAGCGCAGCGGATGTCCGGTTGAGTTACAGGGCTGTAACACGTCGGCCAACGCCCTGTCGTTTCCGAAGATGAAAGACATAGGGGCCCGTCTGGGGCTGGTCAGGGCGGCACGCGGCTCACAGCGCTGTGTTTGGCCTAGACCTGGCAGCCAGGGCTGCTAGCGGACGACGGCTTGATATGCAGCGGCTGGAGGCAAGGCAAACTGGATGGCTGCCGGTAATGCTAGCCTGGCTAGCCAGCACGGCCCCCTTGTATGAAGGCCGAGCTTTGCGGCGGGTCGCAGCCTGGGGGCGGACCCGCGTCAGGCTTGGCTGCCGCGCATGCTTCAGCGCCGATGCGCGACGCATGGGTAGAAGATTGAAACGGGCTAACGCGCTGTTAAGGCTGGTTCCGAAGCGCTGTTGAGAGAAAGAGCATGGCCGCTGCGGTTCGCTGGCCCGTCACCCCGATATCACTGGTATTGACTTTCCAGCGCATCCCACAGGGGCTTGTTCACCAGACGCTGGCGTTCGCTGAAGGGTGCCACCAGTGCGGGATCTTCCTGGAGATTCCTGTCCTGTTGCAGGGCGCCCAGCGCGCGCTGCATGCCGGCAAGCGCCCCCTGCAAGGCCGCGTTGGCGTACAGCACGATGCTAAAGCCCATGCTGGCCAGCTCATCCGTATTCGTGATGGGCGTCTTGCCACCGATCACCATGTTTATCAGCTGGGCTTGCTTGAGGCGCTGAGGCAGGGCGCGGATGTGTTCGGCGCTGGTCACCGCTTCGACAAATAGAATGTCCGCGCCGGCATCCGCATAGGCCTGCGCACGCTCAACCGCGACATCGAAACCGTGCACGGCAGCCGCATCGGTGCGAGCCATGATTAGCGTACCTTCGCTGCGGCGGCCATCGACGGCTGCCTTGATCTTGCCGATCATTTCGCTGGTTTCAATAACGTCTTTGCCGTTGAAGTGGCCGCAACGCTTGGGGCTGACCTGATCTTCGAGCTGGATGCAGTCTGCGCCTGCCCGTTCCAGCGTGCGCACGGTATGGTAGGTGTTAACGGCATTGCCGAAGCCGGTATCGGCATCGACAATCAGCGGAACATCCACGGCATCACGGATGCGGGCTGTGTGGTCGGCAATGTCAGTCAAACCCATGATGGCCTGATCAGGCATGCCGAACCACATGTTGGTGACACCGGCGCCGGTGACATAGATGGCTTCGAAACCCAGGTCGGCGACCACACGCGCCGACAGCGCATTGAATGCGCCGGGCACGATCAGGCCACGGCGTGCATCGACCAGTTCCCGGAGCTTTTGCTGTGTATTCATGTTTATTCAACTTTGATGTTGGCGGAGTCGATGACCTCTTTCCATTTGCGGACTTCGTTCTGGAAGAAGGTGTCGAAATCCTCGGGAGAGGCGGTGACAGGGTCGGCTCCCATTTGCAGCAGTTTGTCGTTGACCTGAGGGTCACGCACGGCCGCGTTAAGACTATGATTGAGCTTGCTGACCACACTGGCGGGCACGCCGGCCGGCGCAAAGATGCCGAACCAGGCCGACGCATCAAAACCATGGATTCCGCTTTCGTCCAAGGTCGGGATGTCGGGCGCCGCTTTTGAACGGCTTGCTGTGCTCATGCCCAGCGGCTTGAGCTTGCCGGCCTGCACCATGGGCAGCGTCGTCATGATGTTGTCGAAGGTGAGAGGCACCTGATTGCCCAGCACATCGTTCATGGCCGGCGCCGCGCCCCGGTAGGGAACGTGGGTCATGGAAACCCCCGCCATTTTCAGGAACATCTCCATAAACAGGTGCGAACCCGAACCGTTGCCGGCCGTGGCGTAGTAGATTTCGCGGGGGCTCTGGCGAGCTTTGTCCAGCAGGTCCTTGAGATCGCTGTAGGGCGCCGCAGGGTTGCTGACCAGAATGAAGGGGGTCGAGGACACCATGGCGACAGGCTGGAAGTCCTTGCTCGGGTTGTAGCTGAGCTTAGGATAGAGGCTGCCATTGACCGCCAGTGCGATGGTGCCGAACAACAGCGTATAGCCATCGGCAGGCGCCTTGGCTACGGTGTCTGCGCCAATGTTGCTGGCACTGCCGGGCTTGTTTTCGATGATCACGGCTTGCCCGATGATCTCTGAGAGCTTGTTTCCGACCAGACGGGCCGCGACGTCGGTCGCACCGCCTGCGGGAAAACCGACGATGAGCCGGATCGGCTTTTGCGGATAGGCCGGACTCTGCGCATAGGCGCCGCATGAGGTAGCGATACCCAGCGCCAGCAGTGTCAGGGTCCGTTTGAACGTGGAATAGATGGTCAACCTTGTCTCCTCTCGACCAGCGGGCGATCTACTGCCTCGATGGCCGCGTGCGTAAAAAAGGCATTGTCCCGAGTTTTGCAACAGGCCTCTGCCGGGCTTGTCACAGCGCCCCTGCCAGTTCCGGAACGGCCATAAACAAGTCCGCTTCCAGGCCATAATCGGCGATTGAGAAAATAGGCGCTTCAGGGTCCTTGTTGATCGCCACGATGACCTTGGAGTCCTTCATGCCCGCCAGATGCTGGATCGCACCAGAGATACCGGCAGCGATGTATAGCTGAGGCGCGACGACTTTGCCGGTTTGACCGACCTGCAAATCATTAGAGGCGTAGCCTGCGTCCACGGCGGCACGGCTTGCACCAATGGCGGCGCCGAGTTTGTCAGCAAGTTGGGTCATGATTTCGGTGAATTTCTCAGCCGAACCGAGCGCGCGACCGCCGGAGACGATGATCTTGGCGGTGGTGAGTTCCGGGCGGTCGTTCTTGGTCACGTCGCGCCCCAGGAGGGCGCTTTTGCCCGAGTCCGCCACGGCCGCCACCGTTTCCACGGCGGCCGCGCCACCTGTGGCTGCGGCGGCATCGAAGCCGGTGCTGCGCACGGTGATGACCTTGGTGGTATCGCCCGATTGCACGGTGGCCATGGCGTTGCCGGCATAGATGGGGCGCTCGAAGGTGTCCGCCGAGATCACGGCCGTGATCTCGCTAATCTGGGCGACGTCCAGCTTGGCGGCGACCCGGGGGGCGGTGTTCTTGCCGGAAGCGGTGGCAGGAAACAGGATATGGCTGTAGTCGCCAGCAATCGCCAACACCTGGGCGGCAAGGTTTTCCGCCAGGCTGTTGTTGAGCGATGCGCCGTCAGCCAGGATCACTTTGGACACACCGGCAATCTGCGCCGCTGCCTGGGCTGCGGTTGCGGCGTTTTCACCGGCGACCAGCATGTGCACGTCGCCGCCGCAGACCAGAGCGGCTGT includes:
- a CDS encoding electron transfer flavoprotein subunit alpha/FixB family protein; translation: MSVLVIAEHDNACIKGATLNTVTAALVCGGDVHMLVAGENAATAAQAAAQIAGVSKVILADGASLNNSLAENLAAQVLAIAGDYSHILFPATASGKNTAPRVAAKLDVAQISEITAVISADTFERPIYAGNAMATVQSGDTTKVITVRSTGFDAAAATGGAAAVETVAAVADSGKSALLGRDVTKNDRPELTTAKIIVSGGRALGSAEKFTEIMTQLADKLGAAIGASRAAVDAGYASNDLQVGQTGKVVAPQLYIAAGISGAIQHLAGMKDSKVIVAINKDPEAPIFSIADYGLEADLFMAVPELAGAL
- a CDS encoding tripartite tricarboxylate transporter substrate binding protein translates to MTIYSTFKRTLTLLALGIATSCGAYAQSPAYPQKPIRLIVGFPAGGATDVAARLVGNKLSEIIGQAVIIENKPGSASNIGADTVAKAPADGYTLLFGTIALAVNGSLYPKLSYNPSKDFQPVAMVSSTPFILVSNPAAPYSDLKDLLDKARQSPREIYYATAGNGSGSHLFMEMFLKMAGVSMTHVPYRGAAPAMNDVLGNQVPLTFDNIMTTLPMVQAGKLKPLGMSTASRSKAAPDIPTLDESGIHGFDASAWFGIFAPAGVPASVVSKLNHSLNAAVRDPQVNDKLLQMGADPVTASPEDFDTFFQNEVRKWKEVIDSANIKVE
- the glmS gene encoding glutamine--fructose-6-phosphate transaminase (isomerizing) codes for the protein MCGIVGAVAQRDITPVLVEGLRRLEYRGYDSCGVAVYQDGHLRRSRSTQRVSELADQVAAESLSGFTGIAHTRWATHGVPATYNAHPHFSAVGQDEPRIALVHNGIIENYVELRAELQQAGFVFESQTDTEVIAHLVNHLYNGDLFEAVQQAVKRLHGAYAIAVFCRDEPHRVVGARQGSPLVVGVGQGENFLASDALALAGTTDQIIYLEDGDVVDLQLARVWITDQQGKPVERKINTVHVHTGAAELGPYRHFMQKEIFEQPRAVGDTLQDIDAITPELFGDAAYKVFKDIDRLLILACGTSYYAGLTAKYWIESIAKIPVAVEIASEYRYRDSVPNPKTLVVTISQSGETADTLAALKHARSLGMPHTLTICNVSTSAMVRECELAYITRAGVEIGVASTKAFTTQLTALFLLTLTLAQSRGQLSEEQEADYLKALRHLPVAISAVLALEPQIMAWADRFASKENALFLGRGMHYPIALEGALKLKEISYIHAEAYPAGELKHGPLALVTEHMPVVTIAPKDALLEKLKSNMQEVRARGGELYVFADADSKIVNEEGMHVIRMPEYYGALSPILHTIPLQLLAYHTACARGTDVDKPRNLAKSVTVE
- a CDS encoding glycosyltransferase family 4 protein, encoding MKILQLNFEKGWRGGERQTLYCMRAFRKAGHQVELLCRAGGPLEARARSEGFVTHGVRNVAGQLAFLVRHGHGFDILHSQTANTNTWAVLTKLLHRRPVVFSRRTSFVVEPGEEWKTGFKWRHVDLMVAISEMAASEPRRLGVQPVIIRSAVEPHVIDPANVAGLVDEFQLHGKRVLATSAALIRDKDPVTLVRAVGELARTRRDFVFLHFGAGGDREAEARAEVEKLGIGDVYRFTGFRKGVEDFYSIMDVFVMASCEEALGSSVLDAFLQHVPVVSTDAGGLKESLADGRGVLVAVGDHSAMAQGMARCLDDAAFCAEITQRAYDYVRTEHDVSEMGKRYLLQFERLMR
- a CDS encoding isocitrate lyase/PEP mutase family protein → MNTQQKLRELVDARRGLIVPGAFNALSARVVADLGFEAIYVTGAGVTNMWFGMPDQAIMGLTDIADHTARIRDAVDVPLIVDADTGFGNAVNTYHTVRTLERAGADCIQLEDQVSPKRCGHFNGKDVIETSEMIGKIKAAVDGRRSEGTLIMARTDAAAVHGFDVAVERAQAYADAGADILFVEAVTSAEHIRALPQRLKQAQLINMVIGGKTPITNTDELASMGFSIVLYANAALQGALAGMQRALGALQQDRNLQEDPALVAPFSERQRLVNKPLWDALESQYQ
- a CDS encoding autotransporter family protein; protein product: MTQYPARRPPSHALTAVVLALSSLALPKDASADKDWFDPATWPNGTVPTSGDAANIGGGERVMLSGAGAVYSLSISNNVWNTNVSSLVVSGNSASLTGSYIQVGVNGGSGALTLNDQAWLNTASLTLASTLDSSGSATVDNSRVTAGSISIAGSGTATFYAQKGSTVNVNQTILGEWGKGNGTLVISDGSTWNNSARFSVGTLSSGTVKVLSAGVLSTTSGATLGGTSNGAASGSVLVRGNGSEWRSGGTVTVGEAATGKVWLLEGGSLSAPKILIANQASSKGQLLIGGEPGSPAQPGGRLDVGAIEFGAGAGTLIFNLSGSPMSYAGTLAGPGQVRVLAGNLVYTGNSAAAISVLGDPRIFVEGGTLDVRGQLRGQTSVLDGGRLGGNGAVGATQISAGGRLAPSGTLTVNGDLSLSPNAVYEVRAAPDGTASRVVVNGLASLAGSVLHVGPDGEFAPYQRYTIMQAQTLAGAFDSVSSNFAYLTPSISYSGQDVLLELRRSTVTNPNGPEPIRFSALARTPNQRSVAQALESLPVSNDIHQAVLTLPAGAPPAALAQLAGEPLATTASALGGLAVNARSLPMAQLRRNLNAAPSPGAPTASAGTSDAPISAAVLPDRGTSPMWAQLVGQWQTGGGEDGIARFRQHTGGVFAGADGALASGWRLGAAVGVSNSKMDVGSLSSRSDIDSYSATVYAGRRFDSGAGSFNVLLGVGYTWHDIASQRHVQFAGVDQKLSANYGASTGQVFAELGYGLPVGGRSVIEPYVGLAFNDQRVRAFSETGGSAALRSERQHDQTTTTTLGLRASTTVDDLTLSGGAGWRHALGDLRPQSRLAFADSAVFTVAGAPIAANALVTELGLSWQASRSLALSLRYDGEYGGGNKLHTGMLRAAWAF
- a CDS encoding Lrp/AsnC family transcriptional regulator — encoded protein: MQDFALQPELDELDRRILEQLQHDSAITNQDLALRVHASPPTCLRRVRRLTEAGVITRQVALLDAQKLGSSLTAIVEITLDVQAAERLDEFEQWMLAEPAVLQCYRVSPGPDFVVIVQVRDMPAYHALAHRAFTAHANVRNVRTFFSIHRAKFETRIELPPA